In Nitrospinota bacterium, the following are encoded in one genomic region:
- a CDS encoding DEAD/DEAH box helicase — MRFESLNLDQKLIDAVHAMGYEKCTPVQEQALPECLTGQDVMAQAQTGTGKTAVFLLTILQRMIADNDPGGSLRALIVVPTRELAVQVEEQAVLLCKFLHYRSISIYGGVGYDEQERALAAGAEIVVGTPGRMIDFIKSGKLKLGTLSFFVIDEADRMFDMGFTEDVKYILSRAPEKEKRQTIMVSATLDDRVRHVAYQYMREAVEVEIEPDQITVEKVEQHLFHVSLEEKIPLLLTLLRRENMERAIIFCNMKRTVEDVGYKLAGNGIKAEVLTGDVDQKKRLKIIERMKSGEVHVLVATDVAARGLHIDNISHVINFDIPADAPNYVHRIGRTARAGATGVAHTIACERHVENLPAIERYIDMKIDVAPMDFELAEDVSGNRPRGRRPDTRGGRPGGGRGDGRGGRDRRPGGGGFGGGGRGEGRGERRPPHPRDARGGPRPETRGPAPKPKKEMSEEQRMELYRRKYGDSFGGKASEPGTAMEHGSRHTGERKHGDQPRQGGERKPGDRPRGRRSRGKGPRHEKPQGQERGQKQGHAGHKPGGKPAHKPAHKPAEQGKKKGIISKIFGIFKKKKK; from the coding sequence ATGAGATTTGAATCACTGAACCTGGACCAGAAACTGATCGACGCGGTACACGCCATGGGATACGAAAAATGCACGCCCGTGCAGGAGCAGGCGCTCCCCGAGTGCCTCACCGGCCAGGACGTCATGGCGCAGGCCCAAACCGGCACCGGCAAGACCGCCGTCTTCCTGCTCACCATCCTGCAGCGGATGATCGCCGATAACGACCCGGGGGGCAGCCTGCGCGCCCTCATCGTCGTTCCCACCCGCGAACTGGCCGTGCAGGTGGAAGAACAGGCCGTCCTCCTTTGCAAATTCCTCCATTACCGCTCCATCTCCATCTACGGCGGCGTGGGCTACGACGAACAGGAGCGGGCGCTGGCCGCCGGCGCCGAAATCGTGGTCGGCACCCCCGGCCGCATGATAGATTTCATCAAAAGCGGCAAGCTGAAATTGGGCACCCTCTCCTTCTTCGTCATAGATGAAGCCGACCGGATGTTCGACATGGGGTTCACCGAAGACGTGAAATACATCCTCAGCCGCGCGCCGGAAAAAGAAAAGCGCCAGACCATCATGGTCTCCGCCACGCTCGACGACCGGGTGCGCCACGTCGCCTACCAGTACATGCGCGAAGCGGTTGAAGTGGAGATCGAGCCGGATCAGATCACGGTGGAAAAAGTGGAGCAGCACCTGTTCCACGTCTCGCTGGAGGAAAAAATCCCGCTGCTGCTCACGCTGCTGCGGCGCGAGAACATGGAACGGGCCATCATATTCTGCAATATGAAGCGGACCGTCGAGGATGTCGGCTACAAGCTGGCGGGAAACGGCATCAAGGCCGAGGTGCTCACCGGCGACGTCGACCAGAAAAAGCGGCTGAAGATCATCGAGCGGATGAAGAGCGGCGAGGTGCATGTCCTCGTCGCCACCGACGTGGCGGCCCGCGGCCTGCACATCGACAATATCTCCCATGTGATCAATTTCGACATTCCGGCCGACGCCCCCAACTATGTGCATCGCATCGGCCGCACCGCGCGCGCCGGCGCCACCGGGGTGGCCCATACCATCGCCTGCGAACGGCACGTTGAAAATCTTCCGGCCATCGAACGCTACATAGACATGAAAATCGATGTGGCCCCGATGGACTTTGAATTGGCCGAAGACGTGTCGGGCAACCGGCCCCGCGGACGCCGCCCCGATACGCGCGGCGGACGCCCCGGCGGCGGACGGGGCGATGGGCGCGGCGGACGCGACAGGCGTCCCGGCGGCGGTGGATTTGGCGGCGGCGGGCGCGGCGAAGGACGCGGCGAGCGCAGACCCCCGCACCCGCGCGATGCCAGGGGCGGGCCGAGACCGGAAACGCGCGGGCCGGCCCCCAAACCGAAAAAAGAAATGTCCGAAGAGCAACGGATGGAGCTTTACCGGCGTAAATACGGCGATTCCTTCGGCGGTAAGGCATCCGAACCGGGAACCGCCATGGAGCATGGTTCCCGCCACACCGGCGAACGCAAACATGGCGATCAGCCACGTCAAGGCGGCGAGCGCAAACCGGGCGACCGTCCCAGGGGCCGGCGCAGCCGCGGCAAAGGGCCGCGTCACGAAAAACCGCAAGGTCAGGAACGCGGACAAAAACAGGGTCACGCCGGGCACAAGCCGGGCGGCAAACCGGCCCATAAGCCGGCGCACAAGCCGGCCGAGCAAGGAAAGAAAAAGGGAATCATCAGCAAAATATTCGGTATCTTCAAGAAAAAGAAGAAATAG
- the lptG gene encoding LPS export ABC transporter permease LptG, whose translation MNILDRYVYGLFFRYFFGGMAVLTTLFSMIVFFEVVGDFVGAGSPLGLMAAYFFYKIPEAVYYMAPMAVLIASILALSVMTGQKETMVLMSCGVSPFRITRPIVAAALLIAAAAFMVGEYVLPAAWANAEDIWRHKVKQYRDISSVKQNRIWIKSDSGEIWNIGFLDLARGTLYDVTVIGLAPGNEGFATIIQARTGRQGTGGWILAGVRERRFTPEGEAGDETFAEKAYPFALSTGELEHAEKRPEEMSLREIAAYVGQIEKAGYKNPRYTVDMYAKVTFPLISVVMAVLAIPFGLKSRRTGGAFAAVTLAVTLGFMFWFFYSMGISLGHAGKLPPPLAAGGPHLLFLLAAAYILLSGYHTRDGLFR comes from the coding sequence ATGAATATTCTCGACCGGTATGTATACGGCCTCTTCTTCCGTTATTTTTTCGGGGGGATGGCGGTGCTGACCACGCTTTTCAGCATGATCGTTTTTTTTGAAGTGGTGGGGGATTTCGTCGGCGCCGGTTCGCCCCTGGGGCTTATGGCCGCCTACTTTTTCTACAAAATCCCCGAAGCGGTGTATTACATGGCGCCCATGGCGGTGCTGATAGCCTCCATTCTCGCCCTTTCCGTCATGACCGGGCAGAAAGAAACGATGGTGCTGATGTCGTGCGGCGTTTCCCCGTTCCGCATCACCCGCCCCATCGTGGCGGCCGCGCTGTTGATCGCCGCGGCGGCATTCATGGTGGGGGAATACGTGCTTCCCGCCGCCTGGGCCAACGCCGAGGATATCTGGCGCCACAAGGTAAAACAGTACCGCGACATAAGCTCCGTGAAACAAAACAGGATATGGATAAAATCGGATTCCGGGGAAATATGGAACATCGGCTTTCTCGACCTCGCGCGCGGAACTTTGTACGATGTAACCGTGATAGGCCTCGCTCCCGGCAACGAGGGCTTCGCCACGATCATCCAAGCCCGCACGGGGCGCCAGGGGACCGGCGGCTGGATACTTGCCGGTGTGCGCGAACGCCGCTTCACCCCCGAAGGGGAAGCCGGGGACGAAACGTTTGCGGAAAAGGCGTACCCCTTCGCGCTCAGCACCGGCGAGCTGGAGCACGCCGAGAAAAGGCCGGAGGAGATGAGCCTGCGGGAAATCGCCGCGTATGTCGGCCAAATCGAAAAAGCGGGCTACAAAAACCCGCGCTATACGGTGGATATGTACGCTAAAGTCACCTTCCCGCTCATCAGCGTGGTGATGGCGGTGCTGGCCATCCCCTTCGGCCTCAAATCCCGGCGGACGGGCGGCGCGTTCGCCGCCGTGACGCTGGCGGTCACGCTGGGGTTCATGTTCTGGTTTTTCTACTCCATGGGGATTTCGCTGGGACATGCCGGCAAGCTTCCGCCGCCGCTGGCCGCCGGGGGGCCGCATCTCCTGTTTCTGCTCGCCGCCGCCTACATCCTTCTTTCCGGTTACCACACGCGGGATGGGCTGTTCCGCTAA
- a CDS encoding CvpA family protein codes for MSIYWFDLVAGVLLLVFAGFGWIRGLVKEFFFTAAWAGGYLAALFFYRRAARLLKGFITFAPLADLAGFLILFAGVYLLARLLEYVVREKLGFKMPRAVDAPGGALMGLIKGFVMLAVFLMALGYWPPAYETLLANSWLMRWTRYLAHPNGPLGLDVRPSGELKNDINELKGKIPDLKELKEGLPPIPAIPEMPAEKLPKLPPLDAPRMAPAQAPPSSPKTALQQPAVSPPQPASPKKPPPVPAPPPRVKQVEPVVKKNRPEAAVPPEDEARQMDKFIKSID; via the coding sequence ATGTCCATTTACTGGTTTGATTTGGTTGCCGGCGTTCTGCTGCTGGTTTTCGCCGGCTTCGGCTGGATACGCGGACTGGTAAAGGAGTTTTTTTTCACCGCCGCCTGGGCCGGCGGCTACCTGGCCGCCCTGTTCTTCTATCGGCGGGCCGCCCGCCTCCTGAAAGGGTTTATCACCTTTGCCCCCTTGGCCGACCTTGCGGGATTTTTGATCCTGTTCGCCGGCGTGTACCTCCTGGCGCGGCTTTTGGAATATGTCGTCCGGGAAAAACTCGGCTTCAAGATGCCCCGCGCGGTGGACGCCCCCGGCGGCGCATTGATGGGATTGATCAAGGGGTTCGTCATGCTGGCGGTATTTCTGATGGCCCTCGGTTATTGGCCGCCGGCCTATGAAACCCTGCTCGCCAATTCCTGGCTGATGCGCTGGACGCGGTATTTGGCGCACCCGAACGGCCCGCTGGGATTGGATGTGCGGCCATCCGGCGAGCTGAAAAACGACATTAACGAATTGAAGGGGAAGATACCGGACTTGAAAGAACTGAAGGAGGGCCTCCCCCCGATACCGGCGATCCCCGAAATGCCGGCGGAAAAGCTCCCGAAACTCCCCCCCTTGGACGCGCCGCGGATGGCCCCGGCGCAAGCGCCGCCATCGTCCCCCAAAACCGCATTGCAACAGCCCGCCGTTTCGCCGCCACAACCGGCCTCGCCCAAAAAGCCCCCCCCCGTGCCGGCTCCGCCGCCCCGCGTAAAACAGGTTGAACCGGTGGTGAAGAAAAACCGGCCCGAAGCGGCCGTGCCGCCGGAAGACGAGGCCCGGCAGATGGACAAGTTCATAAAGTCCATCGACTAA
- a CDS encoding response regulator, whose protein sequence is MLEDQIVKVLLVDDEPHVTEIIGRILSQAKIGHLAALSGEEALHLLRTHQVDLVITDILMPGMSGLDLLEKIKELYPALPVIVLTAHGDFHVAKEALNRGAFYFLTKPFNKSTILGVTEKALRLPRVTAEKRLVFPYAVTTLTYRIPSDFTLVPAISYQIMRACEDMGYSGKKINFAIPLAVDELVVNAIKHGNKMDPAKKIAVEARVGHDRFTMTVEDQGAGFDHAALPQEFNEESLLAEEGRGIMMVRFYMDELHFENGGRRAICATKNDSAAG, encoded by the coding sequence ATGCTCGAAGACCAGATAGTCAAAGTTTTGCTTGTTGACGATGAGCCGCACGTCACGGAGATCATCGGGCGCATTCTTTCGCAGGCAAAGATCGGGCATCTTGCCGCATTGTCCGGCGAGGAGGCGCTCCACCTCTTGCGCACCCACCAGGTCGACCTGGTCATTACCGACATACTGATGCCGGGGATGAGCGGCCTTGATTTGCTGGAAAAAATCAAGGAGCTTTACCCCGCGCTGCCGGTGATCGTGCTGACGGCGCACGGCGATTTTCACGTGGCGAAAGAGGCGCTCAACCGCGGCGCGTTTTACTTTCTCACAAAGCCGTTTAACAAATCCACGATCCTGGGCGTTACCGAAAAGGCGCTGCGGCTTCCCCGGGTCACCGCCGAAAAGCGGCTGGTTTTTCCCTATGCCGTCACGACGCTCACCTACCGCATTCCGAGCGATTTCACCCTGGTGCCCGCCATCAGCTACCAGATCATGCGGGCCTGTGAAGATATGGGATATTCCGGCAAAAAGATCAACTTCGCCATTCCGCTGGCCGTTGACGAACTGGTGGTCAACGCCATCAAGCACGGCAATAAAATGGATCCCGCGAAAAAGATCGCCGTGGAAGCCCGGGTGGGGCATGACCGTTTCACCATGACCGTCGAAGACCAGGGGGCGGGGTTCGACCATGCGGCGCTGCCGCAGGAGTTTAACGAGGAAAGTCTGCTGGCGGAAGAGGGGCGCGGCATCATGATGGTGCGCTTTTACATGGATGAGCTCCATTTCGAAAACGGCGGCCGCCGCGCCATCTGCGCCACCAAAAACGACTCCGCCGCCGGATGA
- a CDS encoding SpoIIE family protein phosphatase: MKPHPFFKTLKGKAALFILALSLLGMATLVAVLMKTARSMQTEFQNEKVRLVEDFVMRTLTPVMLAGHGEMMSELMSSYKDIQNVKKIEIVRVNGAEAFTDGETMDKVNGMLGEKRFTRRLRPARQAVPPDDPRFATVIATGGKEVYTRDADDGKTVEMMFPIINEESCHGCHGADNHIRGVLLSTFAMTKEDRRLINDMLLLSVIAFIVILITSFGALVFFNTMVANRITGIIRRVNEIVTHSHFNTRIAIGSGDELDDLSAAFNHFIASVERYRRAEEREKERLETTVRERTKELQEKNDFIEADLMVARRIQQKLLPEKFPENPNTAFHAAYLPCLHLGGDYYDVFEMPNGHVGVFIADASGHGSSAALIVAIVKSLLSTIGKEIGSPGYVVQQVSKTLSRLTPDDSFCTLFYAVINTRTGGMTYSLAGHPPPVVVNRHTGAARLLESNGGLVGIFDFDRFGDSVFMFQPGDRLFAYTDGIVEAANKNAELFGSARLIRVLEENRGLDAVRITEAALAAMKNHTGDEPLGDDVALLVMDYQYEGKIA, from the coding sequence ATGAAACCGCACCCCTTTTTCAAGACGCTCAAGGGAAAAGCCGCGCTTTTCATCCTGGCGCTTTCGCTCCTCGGCATGGCCACGCTGGTGGCGGTGCTTATGAAAACCGCACGGAGCATGCAGACGGAATTCCAAAACGAAAAAGTCCGTCTCGTCGAGGATTTCGTGATGCGGACCCTCACCCCGGTCATGCTCGCGGGCCACGGGGAAATGATGAGCGAGCTGATGAGCAGCTACAAGGACATCCAGAACGTCAAGAAGATCGAGATCGTCCGCGTCAACGGCGCCGAGGCGTTCACCGACGGCGAAACGATGGACAAAGTGAACGGAATGCTGGGTGAAAAGCGGTTCACCCGGCGGTTAAGGCCCGCCCGCCAAGCGGTGCCGCCGGATGACCCCCGCTTCGCCACAGTGATCGCAACCGGCGGGAAAGAGGTTTACACCCGCGACGCCGATGACGGAAAAACGGTCGAGATGATGTTTCCGATCATCAACGAGGAGTCGTGCCACGGCTGCCACGGCGCCGATAACCACATCCGGGGCGTGTTGCTTTCCACCTTCGCCATGACAAAGGAGGACCGGCGCCTCATCAACGACATGCTGCTGCTGTCGGTCATCGCCTTCATCGTGATACTCATCACCTCGTTCGGCGCCCTCGTCTTTTTCAACACGATGGTGGCCAACCGCATCACCGGCATCATCCGGCGGGTGAACGAGATCGTTACGCACAGCCACTTCAACACCCGCATAGCGATAGGCTCCGGCGACGAACTGGACGACCTCTCCGCGGCCTTCAACCACTTCATCGCTTCGGTGGAACGCTACCGCCGTGCGGAAGAGCGGGAAAAAGAGCGCCTGGAAACGACGGTGCGGGAGCGGACGAAGGAACTGCAGGAAAAAAACGATTTCATCGAGGCCGACCTCATGGTGGCCCGCCGCATCCAGCAAAAGCTGCTGCCCGAAAAATTCCCGGAGAATCCCAACACCGCATTCCACGCCGCCTACCTTCCCTGCCTGCACCTCGGCGGGGACTACTACGACGTGTTTGAAATGCCGAACGGCCACGTGGGGGTGTTCATCGCCGACGCCTCCGGACACGGCAGCTCCGCCGCGCTCATCGTCGCCATCGTGAAGTCTTTGCTTTCCACGATCGGCAAGGAGATCGGCTCTCCCGGCTATGTGGTGCAGCAGGTGAGCAAAACATTATCCAGGCTCACGCCGGACGATTCGTTCTGCACGCTGTTTTATGCGGTGATTAATACGCGCACCGGCGGGATGACCTATTCGCTGGCGGGGCATCCGCCGCCGGTCGTGGTGAACCGGCACACCGGCGCGGCCCGATTGCTCGAATCCAACGGCGGCCTCGTGGGAATATTCGATTTCGACCGGTTCGGCGATTCGGTGTTCATGTTCCAGCCGGGCGACCGCCTGTTCGCGTACACCGACGGCATCGTGGAGGCGGCCAACAAAAACGCGGAACTCTTCGGGAGCGCGCGGCTGATACGCGTGCTGGAGGAAAACCGCGGACTTGACGCGGTCCGGATTACCGAAGCGGCGCTTGCGGCGATGAAAAACCACACCGGCGATGAGCCGCTGGGCGACGATGTCGCCCTGCTGGTGATGGACTACCAATATGAAGGCAAAATAGCGTAA
- a CDS encoding STAS domain-containing protein, with protein sequence MKISARTENGVTILDLLGNIKTPGDMEEFSTAIETELGRNNLKLLLNFQEVGFVNSSGLGRLVLAAKKVGERGGTMKVTGLAQDLDELFTFTRLKEKIGVFKSEAEALRNF encoded by the coding sequence ATGAAAATTTCCGCACGCACCGAAAACGGGGTGACAATACTCGACCTTTTGGGGAATATCAAAACCCCCGGCGATATGGAAGAGTTCTCCACCGCCATCGAAACCGAACTCGGCCGGAACAACCTGAAGCTCCTGCTGAATTTCCAGGAAGTCGGCTTCGTCAACAGCTCGGGACTGGGCCGCCTGGTGCTGGCCGCGAAAAAAGTGGGGGAGCGCGGCGGCACCATGAAGGTGACCGGCCTGGCGCAGGACCTCGACGAACTCTTCACCTTTACGCGGCTCAAAGAAAAAATCGGCGTATTCAAAAGCGAAGCGGAAGCGCTCCGCAACTTCTAA